From Vidua macroura isolate BioBank_ID:100142 unplaced genomic scaffold, ASM2450914v1 whyUn_scaffold_259, whole genome shotgun sequence, a single genomic window includes:
- the LOC128803020 gene encoding helicase SRCAP-like, translating to ESLESRRARGRAERLERLLRLNEQRCGLSPVYGREVLAFLTLPPRRFAPPGGALDRAVLRPPQRLQQMKRCWTGSWWPCRRWPRGGCPCTAAAPRPGRSGSGSAWSST from the exons GAATCCCTGGAATCGCGGCGCGCCCGCGGCCGGGCGGAGCGCCTGGAGCGGCTGCTGCGGCTGAACGAGCAGCGCTGCGGGCTCAGCCCCGTCTACGGCCGCGAGGTTTTGGCTTTCCTGACGCTGCCGCCGCGCCGCTTCgcgccgccagggggcgccctGGACCGCGCCGTGCTCCGCCCCCCCCAGCGCCTGCAGCAGATGAAGCGGTGCTGGACAG GTTCCTGGTGGCCGTGCCGGCGGTGGCCTCGCGgggggtgtccctgcacagcgGCCGCCCCCCGCCCTGGGCgcagcggcagcggcagcgcctGGAGCAGCACCTGA